The genomic region CGTTGGTCTAACCGGCAGTTTTGAAGGAGCGGTAATTCGTCTTCCTTTATGCTTTCCTGATATTATTCTCATGATAGACTTTTAATGTTTAAATATTCGGCCAAAGGATATTTCGGCTTCGCTTCTTCGGAAAAACTGAAAGTATGAAATACGTCTAAAAAGGAAATATTCGTGATGTATCTGTACGCTATATTATATTCTTCTGAATTTTTTGTGATATCACCGAGCAAGATCAATTCAACCTCTTTAGGATCCAACTCAAGTTGTTCCAGAGTAAATAGCAGGAAGTAGATAAAATCTTCTTTAGTTTCAAACTCAAAACTATTAGCGAAGATCAACTTAGAGTTCTGGATCACTACCAATTCGTAATGATGTAAATGAGTATGTAAATAAATCTTGGGTTTTTCCGAAGATTTTATTTTCAGTAGGCTATCTATAAGAATACTCAGACTATGCCGGTATTCAAATTCACCGAACATATCAAAGAAATAATTGATGATATTGGCGTAGGGGATGTACACATTAACAAGTTCATTATTGATCTCGTCATGAGCAATAAAGTCGGTTTTGAGTATTTTGGCATTAAACTTCAGGAAACTTACTGCCTGATCTTCGTCAAACAATTCGGAAGGAACTAGTGTAAAAAGTGTATTGGTGAAAAATAAACTGGCTTCCTGAACCGGTTGCTGAAGAATGGGCTCTTTTTCAATAATAAGTTCTATCCTGGAAAGGACTTTTATAGGATCGAGTTGTTTTTCAAAGTCAAAACTTTTCAAATATTCGATCTCCTGGCGCTCTTTATCCAGGATACAAAAAGAAAGTCCATCCAGGCTAACCTGAATGGACATCTTTTTATTTGCTTTGATATTACTAGTCGTTGTCGCTATCTCCACCATATCTGTCAAACCCATTACCACTGGTACTAACTTCTGTCATACTACCAACGCTAATGTATCTTCCGTTTACATCATCCACAGACTGTACTTCATTTTCCTGAAGAATTAGAGTTCTATCCTGATCTGATAGTACTACAGCTTTAGAAATTCTAGCTTCGAATACTGGAATTTTATTATCACCTTTTTGAATCGTACCTGCTCTAAGTTCGAACTTTTCGTTCACCCCTTCTACAGGAACATTCATCATGGTTTGATATCTTTCTTTATCACCTTTAAACAATGAGTCACTTACTGGCACGAAACCTAAAGTGTCAATGATCACTTTTTCAATGTTCTTATCTACACCGTATGTTTTGGCATACTCTTCGTCTAGCATTACAGTATCACGTCTTTGCGTGATCGCAAATTCAGCAGTGTCAAGGAAACGAACCAGGCTATCCCAGTTACCAGTGAATTTTCCAGTTACTTCCTGATGTGCAAGCTCAGCAGCTCTGATATCCTTAAGATTTTTAATTACTTTGGTATATCTCTTTTCCTTAATCTTATTAAATTGTAGTGGTTCGTAAACCGCGTTGAAAGTAAGATATGCCAGGAAGATAATAACCAACCAAAGAAGTATCTGAATTACAAATCTCATGCTTTTAAAATTTAGTTTAGTTTAAAGGTTAATGGGTTACACGCAAATCTACAACTTTTTTTTATTCGTAAAAGTTTCTGTCATAAAAATCCATTAGTATCTTTGAGTTTTTACGCACTTTCTATGGATATACCCACGCCGGATTCCTTCTTCAAATTACTTATTCAGGACCTTGAATTTCAACCAACCACAAAACAGGATATCGCATTACAAATGCTTTCTAAATTCGTGGTGGAAGGAGGGCGAGATAAGTTGTTCTTACTGAAGGGTTTCGCTGGTACGGGTAAAACTACCATAATTAGCACGCTTACCAAGAACTTATGGAAGATACGAAAGTCCGGAATTCTACTGGCACCAACGGGAAGAGCTGCTAAGGTAATCTCCAATTATTCCAATAAAGAAGCTTTTACCATTCATAAGAAGATCTATTTTCCGAAGAAATCGGGAAATGGGGGTGTTCAATTCACATTACAGCCTAACAAACACAAGAACAGCCTGTTCATTGTTGATGAAGCATCGATGATCTCAGATGACGGTGGAAACTCCAAACTTTTCGAAAATGGATCACTGCTAGATGATCTAATCGAGTATGTCTATGCCGGGCACAATTGTCAGCTTATCTTAATTGGAGATACCGCGCAGCTACCACCAGTAAAAATGGATCTTAGTCCGGCGCTTGAGGAAGAGAAGCTGGGACTTAACTATAATAAGGAGGTTTCTTTTATCGAACTTGATGAAGTAGTACGGCAAAGTGAAGGCAGTGATATATTGCACAATGCGACTCTTATCCGGGAAAGCCTGCAGGAGGAATTCTATGAAAGCTTTCAATTCGAGCTTTCCAGCAATGCCGATGTGATTCGATTAACTGATGGGTATGAGATCATGGATGCTATTCAGGATTCCTATGGCGAGAATGGACATGAAGATACTAGTATCATTGTACGGTCCAATAAAAGGGCGAATATGTACAATCAACAAATAAGATCCCGAATTCTGTTTCAGGAAGATGAACTTTCTCCTGGAGATTATTTAATGGTCGTGAAGAATAATTATTTCTGGATTAAACCGACCAGTGAAGCCGGGTTCATTGCAAATGGCGATATTGTAAAAGTGCTGGAGATCTTTGGATTTAAAGAATTATACGGATTCAGGTTTGCTGAAGTACAGGTGCGAATGGTTGATTATCCTAAAATGAGACCTTTTGAAACGGTCATTATGCTGGATACGCTTACCACGAATACACCTTCGCTTACTTACGAAGAATCAAACCGACTTTATGAGGAAGTCAAAAAGGATTACGCGCATGAAAGGTCTAAGTACAAACAGTTCATGAATGTGAAAAACAATAAATATTTCAACGCTCTCCAGATAAAATTCTCTTATGCTATCACCTGTCATAAGTCCCAGGGTGGCCAGTGGAAAAATGTATTTATCGAGCAACCTTACTTGCCAAACGGAGTAGGGAAGGAGTACTTAAGATGGTTATATACTGCGATCACCCGGGCCCAGGAAAAATTATATCTTATAGGATTCGGGGACGATTTTTTCGCTGGTAAGTAATTCCTATTTTTACATAAAATTTCTCACATGCAAGATTCTTCAAAATTACGTGTTATTGCAATGATCCCTGCGCGATATGAAGCCTCCAGGTTTCCAGGTAAATTGATGCAGGATCTAAATGGCCAGACGGTGATCGCCACAACCTATAAAGCGGCTAAGAGCACCGGGCTTTTTGATGAAGTGTACGTGGTGACAGATGATGATCGTATTTATGATGAAGTGATCAAAATTGGAGGTAAAGTTGTGCGTAGCCAGAAAGAACACGAATGCGGGAGTGATAGAATCGCTGAAGCTGTAGAGAATATGGATGTAGATATTGTTGTAAATGTACAGGGCGATGAACCATTTATTGACACCAATAGTCTAACGAAATTACTGGAAGTTTTCCAGCAGCCAGGTTCCGAAGAAATTGATCTGGCTAGTTTAAAAACTGAACTAAAAGACCTGGAAGAGATCAATAATCCTAATAATGTAAAGGTGATCACCGGCAAAGACCAGTCTGCGTTATACTTCTCAAGATTCCCAATTCCTTATCCAAGGGATACTTCGGTGGATACCGTTTACTATAAACATGTTGGAATTTACGCGTTCAGAAAATCTGCACTAATGGATTTCTATCGTTTACCAATGCTGCCTTTAGAGGCTTCAGAAAAGATAGAGTGCATTCGGTATCTTGAATATGGCAAGAAGATCAAAATGGTTGAAACCAGTGTGAAAAGTATTGGAATTGATACACCAGAAGACCTGGAGAAAGCCAGAAAACTGCTAGCTAATTACTAACAGCTTTCTTATAAGTGTCCAGAGCTCTTTCACGAGCTTCTTTATGATCTACCATTTTCTCAGGATAATCATCGGTGCCAAATTCCGGGACCCACTCCTTAATATATTTGTGGTCCTTATCATACTTATCAATTTGAGTAGTAGGATTAAAAATTCTGAAGTATGGAGTTGCATCCACACCACTTCCAGCAATCCACTGCCAGTTACCAACATTTGATGACATTTCGTAGTCTAAAAGTTTTTCAGCAAAATAGGCTTCGCCCCATCGCCAGTCGATAAGTAAATGTTTGCAGAGAAAGGAGCCAACTAACATTCTAACCCGGTTATGCATGAAACCAGATTTATTCAATTGTCGCATTCCGGCGTCAACCAAAGGATATCCTGTTTCTCCCTTTTTCCATTTTTCAAATTCATCCTTGTTGTTACGCCATTTGATCCTATCGTACTTTGGCTTGAAAGCATCGGTTACTGTATCTGGATAATGATACAGAATTTGCATAAAAAATTCTCTCCAAACTAATTCCTCGAGAAAGGTTTTGTTATGTTCTTTATCTGCATCTCTAACCATTTGACGCACGCTTACCGTGCCAAAACGCAAATGTGCACCTAAGCGTGAAGTTCCTTCCACAGCTGGAAAATTACGTTTGCCTTCGTAATCCATGATCAATCCCGGAGTTACCTGGTAATCTGGAACCTTCAAATCTGATTCCTTAAAACCTATGTCACTCAGACTTAAATTTGGAAGCCTGCTATTTTCATAGAGGTTATCCATAAATCTGGTAGTGTAGTGAAAGTCGAGATCCTTCTTTTTAAACTCTTCCATCCAGAGGTTTTTGTAAGGAGTATAAACTTTATATGGATCACCATCACCTTTAACCACTTCATCTTTTTCGAAGATCACCTGGTCCTTAAAATCACAGAATTCGATCTCCTTCTTTTTCAATAATTCTGAAATCTCCTTATCACGCTCTTTGGCATAAGGTTCGTAATCACGATTGGTGAAAACCTTTTTAATATCATAAGATTCCAGTAGCTCCTTGAATATTTCCTTAGGCTTACCGTGAAACATTGCAATGGAGCTTCCGTTTTTATCCTGAAGCTCGTCACGCATTTTTTGTAGGTTGTCGAAAATAAAGGTAACCCGGGCATCGTCCTCGGGAAGCTTGTCAAGAATTTCAGAATCAAAAATAAAAATAGGCAGCACGGGATGTTCATCCCGTAATGCTGCCTTAAATCCTGCATTGTCATCTAATCTAAGGTCCCTTCGGAACCAGAAAATATTCACTGTTTTCATTAATTAATGTTTAATGTAGACAGACCTCCATCTACTCCTAAAACCTGTCCAGTGATCCATGAACTTTTTTCAGTAAGTAAGAATCCCGCAAGATTCGCAATATCTTTCGCCTGTCCAACTCTTTTTAATGGATGACGTTGATCCATTTTCTTTTTCTTATCATCACTGGAAAGTAATTTTTCTGCCAGTGGTGTATCTGTAAGCGATGGAGCGATAACATTCACTCTGAAATTTGGAGCATATTCCGCCGCTAAGGATTTAGCAAAACCTTCAATTGCGCCTTTTGCTGCTGCAACGCTGGTATGAAACGGCATTCCAACTTTCACTGCTACAGTACTAAAGAACACAAGACTCGCCTGATCAGATTTTTTTAATTTAGGTAATAATCCGTGAACCGCCCTTACAAGTCCGAAGAAATTAAGATTCATCTCTTTTTCGAAGCTCTCAGGTTTCATCATTTTGAAAGGTTTTAAATCTATAGATCCTGGGCAATAAACCAATCCGTCAATTTGCTCCGGTAGATCTACTTCTGAAATATCATTTTCCAGCACATCAAATTCAAAATGCTTCACATGATCTGTGTCCAGATCTCCTTTGGATCTTGAAAGAGCATAAACCTCGTGATCTGCCTTCAGCATTTCTGAAATTTCATTTCCTATTCCAGTGCTTCCTCCTATGATAACTATATTCTTTTTCATAATAATTAATTTAAAATATCGTGTTTCTGAGTCTGGTTTTGAGTATCCGGTTCAGAATACTCTCCATATAACTCAATAAGTTTTTCTCTTCTGTAGTCAAAGATTTCCTTTAATTTAGGTTCTACTAAAATAGGATGCGCCAGTCGTCCAAGAAATCCCATGGGGAGTTTATAATCTACTATATCTTCCATTTCTACACCACCTGGTATTTCCCTAATAAAATGTTTGTGATGCCAAAGGGCATATGGTCCAAATCTTTGTTCATCTATAAAGAATTCACGATCACGAACCTGTGTGATCTCTGTAACCCATTTTGTTTTGATACCAGCTATGGGTGTTACTATATATTGAATTAACTGACCTGGATACAT from Christiangramia sp. OXR-203 harbors:
- a CDS encoding DUF3822 family protein, producing MGLTDMVEIATTTSNIKANKKMSIQVSLDGLSFCILDKERQEIEYLKSFDFEKQLDPIKVLSRIELIIEKEPILQQPVQEASLFFTNTLFTLVPSELFDEDQAVSFLKFNAKILKTDFIAHDEINNELVNVYIPYANIINYFFDMFGEFEYRHSLSILIDSLLKIKSSEKPKIYLHTHLHHYELVVIQNSKLIFANSFEFETKEDFIYFLLFTLEQLELDPKEVELILLGDITKNSEEYNIAYRYITNISFLDVFHTFSFSEEAKPKYPLAEYLNIKSLS
- a CDS encoding ATP-dependent DNA helicase, with amino-acid sequence MDIPTPDSFFKLLIQDLEFQPTTKQDIALQMLSKFVVEGGRDKLFLLKGFAGTGKTTIISTLTKNLWKIRKSGILLAPTGRAAKVISNYSNKEAFTIHKKIYFPKKSGNGGVQFTLQPNKHKNSLFIVDEASMISDDGGNSKLFENGSLLDDLIEYVYAGHNCQLILIGDTAQLPPVKMDLSPALEEEKLGLNYNKEVSFIELDEVVRQSEGSDILHNATLIRESLQEEFYESFQFELSSNADVIRLTDGYEIMDAIQDSYGENGHEDTSIIVRSNKRANMYNQQIRSRILFQEDELSPGDYLMVVKNNYFWIKPTSEAGFIANGDIVKVLEIFGFKELYGFRFAEVQVRMVDYPKMRPFETVIMLDTLTTNTPSLTYEESNRLYEEVKKDYAHERSKYKQFMNVKNNKYFNALQIKFSYAITCHKSQGGQWKNVFIEQPYLPNGVGKEYLRWLYTAITRAQEKLYLIGFGDDFFAGK
- the kdsB gene encoding 3-deoxy-manno-octulosonate cytidylyltransferase gives rise to the protein MQDSSKLRVIAMIPARYEASRFPGKLMQDLNGQTVIATTYKAAKSTGLFDEVYVVTDDDRIYDEVIKIGGKVVRSQKEHECGSDRIAEAVENMDVDIVVNVQGDEPFIDTNSLTKLLEVFQQPGSEEIDLASLKTELKDLEEINNPNNVKVITGKDQSALYFSRFPIPYPRDTSVDTVYYKHVGIYAFRKSALMDFYRLPMLPLEASEKIECIRYLEYGKKIKMVETSVKSIGIDTPEDLEKARKLLANY
- a CDS encoding deoxyribodipyrimidine photo-lyase, producing the protein MKTVNIFWFRRDLRLDDNAGFKAALRDEHPVLPIFIFDSEILDKLPEDDARVTFIFDNLQKMRDELQDKNGSSIAMFHGKPKEIFKELLESYDIKKVFTNRDYEPYAKERDKEISELLKKKEIEFCDFKDQVIFEKDEVVKGDGDPYKVYTPYKNLWMEEFKKKDLDFHYTTRFMDNLYENSRLPNLSLSDIGFKESDLKVPDYQVTPGLIMDYEGKRNFPAVEGTSRLGAHLRFGTVSVRQMVRDADKEHNKTFLEELVWREFFMQILYHYPDTVTDAFKPKYDRIKWRNNKDEFEKWKKGETGYPLVDAGMRQLNKSGFMHNRVRMLVGSFLCKHLLIDWRWGEAYFAEKLLDYEMSSNVGNWQWIAGSGVDATPYFRIFNPTTQIDKYDKDHKYIKEWVPEFGTDDYPEKMVDHKEARERALDTYKKAVSN
- a CDS encoding SDR family oxidoreductase — its product is MKKNIVIIGGSTGIGNEISEMLKADHEVYALSRSKGDLDTDHVKHFEFDVLENDISEVDLPEQIDGLVYCPGSIDLKPFKMMKPESFEKEMNLNFFGLVRAVHGLLPKLKKSDQASLVFFSTVAVKVGMPFHTSVAAAKGAIEGFAKSLAAEYAPNFRVNVIAPSLTDTPLAEKLLSSDDKKKKMDQRHPLKRVGQAKDIANLAGFLLTEKSSWITGQVLGVDGGLSTLNIN
- a CDS encoding SRPBCC family protein, coding for MKIYTLKSKQKLPISVDEAWQFLSDPRNLKTITPDYMGFKILSGADRPMYPGQLIQYIVTPIAGIKTKWVTEITQVRDREFFIDEQRFGPYALWHHKHFIREIPGGVEMEDIVDYKLPMGFLGRLAHPILVEPKLKEIFDYRREKLIELYGEYSEPDTQNQTQKHDILN